From Virgibacillus natechei, the proteins below share one genomic window:
- the rpiA gene encoding ribose-5-phosphate isomerase RpiA, whose product MSEMDNAKKLVGEEAVKYIEDGMKVGLGSGSTVYWMIKKLGEYVEQGLDVTGVPTSQTTAQWAKEFGIPLTDFSELKQLDVTIDGADEVDENLHLIKGGGGALLREKIVASAAKELIIIVDRSKKVAHLGAFPLPVEVIPFGWEVTANNISTLGCVPKLRQKDGEVFISDNGNYILDCPFDKIPNPKTLHKELKSLVGVVETGLFVGMTDKVIVGEGDEVEVISKG is encoded by the coding sequence ATGAGTGAAATGGATAACGCAAAAAAGCTAGTCGGTGAAGAAGCAGTAAAATATATTGAAGATGGGATGAAAGTGGGCTTAGGGTCTGGATCTACAGTGTATTGGATGATTAAAAAATTAGGTGAATATGTTGAACAGGGACTAGATGTAACCGGCGTGCCCACATCGCAAACAACGGCACAATGGGCGAAGGAATTCGGCATCCCTTTAACGGATTTTTCCGAACTAAAACAGCTTGACGTTACCATTGATGGAGCGGATGAAGTTGATGAGAACTTACACCTTATCAAGGGAGGCGGAGGGGCACTATTGAGAGAAAAGATCGTTGCCTCGGCAGCTAAAGAGCTGATCATAATTGTGGATCGTTCAAAAAAAGTAGCTCACTTAGGGGCATTCCCCTTGCCGGTTGAGGTCATTCCCTTTGGCTGGGAAGTGACGGCAAATAATATTTCAACCTTAGGATGTGTGCCTAAATTACGGCAAAAAGATGGGGAGGTATTTATCTCAGATAATGGTAATTATATCTTAGATTGTCCTTTCGATAAAATACCTAACCCTAAAACATTACATAAGGAACTGAAATCACTGGTTGGAGTTGTGGAAACGGGCTTGTTTGTTGGCATGACGGATAAAGTTATTGTTGGTGAGGGTGATGAGGTAGAAGTTATTTCGAAGGGGTAA